From a single Gimesia fumaroli genomic region:
- a CDS encoding ion transporter gives MQRIKQIIEDSDTKTGKAFDLVIQAMIILSLISFSIETLPDLSDETRGILRAMEIVCVTVFTVEYIARIIVATNKPAFVFSFFGVIDLLAILPFYLATSLDLRSLRSFRLLRLIRIFKLARYNAAAQRFHRAFIIAKEELALFLFATLIVLYLAGVGIYHFEYPAQPQTFSSVFHSLWWAVATLTTVGYGDIYPITVGGKMFTFFILIVGLGIVSIPAGLVASALSKAREMEE, from the coding sequence ATGCAGCGGATCAAGCAGATTATTGAGGATTCCGATACAAAAACAGGCAAGGCGTTTGACCTCGTAATACAAGCCATGATCATCTTGTCACTTATCAGCTTTTCTATTGAAACGCTGCCTGATCTATCAGATGAAACCAGAGGAATATTACGAGCAATGGAAATTGTCTGTGTGACGGTGTTTACCGTTGAATATATCGCCAGAATCATTGTAGCGACGAACAAACCTGCGTTCGTTTTTTCTTTTTTTGGGGTCATCGATTTGCTGGCAATACTTCCTTTTTACCTTGCTACAAGCCTCGATTTACGATCGCTCAGATCCTTTCGGTTGCTTCGGCTGATACGAATTTTCAAATTGGCTCGTTATAATGCAGCGGCTCAGCGTTTTCATCGCGCGTTTATCATTGCGAAAGAAGAGTTGGCTCTGTTTTTATTTGCCACGCTCATTGTGCTCTATTTAGCAGGCGTGGGAATTTATCACTTCGAATACCCTGCCCAGCCCCAGACATTCAGCTCTGTTTTTCACAGTCTCTGGTGGGCTGTCGCGACATTAACCACGGTCGGATACGGCGATATCTATCCTATCACCGTTGGCGGGAAAATGTTTACGTTTTTCATTCTGATCGTTGGTCTGGGAATTGTTTCAATTCCGGCAGGACTGGTGGCATCAGCACTTTCAAAAGCGCGGGAGATGGAAGAATGA
- a CDS encoding UvrB/UvrC motif-containing protein: protein MKKCKVCNKPAVYHLTEIQSGQAQALHFCEDHFQEYISGQAPQDEWEPQDEATLIELNSQDLELDEELECPNCGITFQEFRSEGRLGCPHDYIAFREPLIQLLENIHGECVHIGKFPKRAPTSSQQQYDLIKLRRELTAAVAEENYEAAASLRDQISKLEEEEQNSSESETAEE, encoded by the coding sequence ATGAAAAAATGTAAAGTCTGTAATAAACCGGCCGTCTACCACCTGACCGAAATTCAGAGCGGACAGGCACAGGCGCTGCATTTCTGTGAAGATCATTTCCAGGAATATATCAGCGGCCAAGCCCCGCAGGACGAATGGGAACCGCAGGACGAAGCCACACTCATCGAGCTCAACTCGCAGGATCTGGAACTCGACGAAGAGCTGGAGTGCCCGAATTGCGGCATCACCTTTCAGGAATTTCGCAGTGAAGGGCGGCTCGGCTGTCCGCACGATTACATCGCCTTCCGTGAGCCGCTGATTCAGCTCCTGGAAAATATTCACGGCGAATGTGTCCATATCGGCAAATTCCCCAAGCGAGCACCGACGTCGAGCCAGCAGCAATACGACCTGATCAAACTCCGTCGCGAGTTGACCGCTGCGGTCGCGGAAGAAAATTACGAAGCGGCCGCCTCGCTCCGCGATCAGATTTCCAAACTGGAAGAGGAAGAGCAAAACAGTTCCGAATCAGAAACGGCAGAAGAATAA
- a CDS encoding CoA-binding protein has protein sequence MGKPTVAIIGASADRQKYGNKSVRAHLKQGYDVYPVHPTESSIEGLTAYPSLEQVPSKQLDRISVYVPPEVGIQLLEQIRNRGANEVWFNPGSESPDLLARAKELGLNVIQACSIIAIGESPSDHPE, from the coding sequence ATGGGCAAGCCAACCGTTGCCATTATTGGAGCCAGTGCGGACCGACAGAAATACGGAAACAAATCGGTCCGCGCTCATCTAAAACAGGGTTATGATGTGTACCCCGTTCATCCTACCGAATCGAGTATCGAAGGATTAACCGCCTACCCCAGCCTGGAACAAGTCCCGTCAAAACAACTCGACCGGATCAGCGTGTATGTGCCCCCCGAAGTCGGGATTCAGCTGCTGGAACAGATTCGCAACCGCGGGGCAAACGAAGTCTGGTTCAATCCCGGCAGTGAAAGCCCGGACTTACTCGCCCGTGCCAAAGAACTCGGGCTGAACGTCATTCAAGCCTGCAGCATCATCGCGATCGGCGAATCACCGTCGGATCATCCGGAATAA